From the Verrucomicrobiota bacterium genome, the window AAAATAAGGATAACTAGAGGAAAAATAAAAAATAATAAGTGTTTCATCCTTTCAATCGATATCACTACAAATTCGAACGTTACGAGTGAAATTTAAGGTATATCGGCGCTTTCGGCGAAATCGCCCTACCCAAAACAGACAGGTAGGGACCGATCGCCGAGCGGTTCGAAGAACAAATGAAAAAGCAGAAAATCACTGTGGCATCCCTTCCAAGTCACTTAGCCAATGCATGATATTAAGCGCCATTTGAAAATTTTGTGGGGCATCTGGGGATGCCATGCCCATTGGCCGGCGTTGTGGTCCCGCCCGCTGTGCAGTGAACGAGGCGGCTTCACCAAATACTGCGATACGCCCCTCTCCGACTTTCATTATGGCCCCTTGCGACCAGCCTGATATATCTACCTCTTTGGTACCACTAACAAACTTCCAGGCTTCCTTCGGTTCTTTTGAAACTGATTTCTTGGGGAAAACAAGGACCTCAATGGCTTCCTCTGGAGCTTGAAAAGCAGAACCAGTAAAAGTAACCATCTTAGTTATGCGTTCACTTTTGCTTCTTCCTTGGGTAACAGCGCAATCTATCAATCCCGAACCCGGTTTGTATTCATCTGGCTTAGAACCAAGACTATTTCCCAGATAAGCAAATCCGTTGCTGAATTTAAACCCAAACGCTTCAGCCAACTTTCCAGCTCCGCCGGGAAAGGGCATGTGGTCGGCAATAAGAAACAACGACCCTCCTTCTTTCACCCATTTTTCAACCGCAGCAATTTCATCTTCCGTATAAGCCGACGGCGTGGGAAGCTTCCAGTTTCGGTCGTTACTTTGGTGAATGGGATTCGCGATTACAAGTATATCGAGATTCTTAAGCTCGGCATCTGAAAAAGCCTTTTTAACCCGAGCCACTCGATACCCGTCACGCATGATTAGATTCGCAAAGGGTGCGTACCGACCTGTTGCTGTGTGAAAATTGGTATGCGCTTCATCAATCCCCACCAGCGGACCCTTTCCTTTTTCATAAGCAGGGCTTTTTATTTCCGGATTGTAATTCAGATCCGGCACTTGTTGAGCAAAAGCGAGACCAGCGCCAAAAAGAATACTAACAAGCATAATTGCTGTCGGCCGGGAGAAACTAATTAGAGACACAACGCTATGGATTAAGGGTTTTAAAATTGGAGCTCAATTGAACTTCAGTGGAATGACTCACCTTGGCATCAAGCTCATTTAGCTTAAAACGCACACACATAATGTACGGTTCTTCATGTTCAGTCCAGTGACCATAGGTCACAATAACAAAAGTTCCATCGGGCAATACTTCGACTCCCGGATAGGTGGTGTCGTAGCCTTTCTTATTGTCCATAAGGCGAACCACGTACTGACCGGGTGTTCCGTTGACGAGATCGTCCCAGGTACCGACCCAACCGGCCCAGTCACCATTCGTCGGCATCTTTCCAGCTTCTTCCTGACTGTCCTGAAATTTAAAGCCCTTGGTGGGTGTTACGCCGCGGAAAGAAATAAAGAGCCGACCATCGGGACCATATTTCCCGGTGTGCCGATCCCCAGTCAGCGTGATCGGTAACTCCCGAGGTTCGGACCAGGTCTTGCCTTCGTCGTTGGAGAAGATGATGTGCGAGTTCTTTACCCGTCGATTCTCACGCAGCAAAACAGCTAATTGTTTGCTATCGGGCGACCGAATCACCCCAGGTTCACAAAGATGAATCTCGGCAGAGCTAAAAATAGTTTCCGGCTGCCCCCAGGTCAGGCCACCATCGGTGGAAGACGTTTTATACAAAGTCATAACTGCAGGGTCCTGCCGCTTGCTATTCTCGCGGATGAAACGACCATCGTCGTGGAACAGGCAGGTGTAGTGGCCGGGCTTATTCCTGATCGAAAAATAACAACCCATCGTTACGATGCCGCCGAAATCACCAATCGGGTTTAACTCCGACCAGTTTTCCCCATCATCCTCAGTCACCGCCATCCGAATCGGATACAACCCGGAAAACAGGATAATGCGTTTTTTGCCGGCCGCATCGGTCACTCGATGAAGCGTCGGAACTTCCCGAGAAGTAGCCCAGGACTCAGGGGTCGCCAAGCGCTCCGACCAAGTTAATCCACCATCGATCGAACGTTTATAAACAAGACCACCTTTACCATGCCCTTTGGGGTAAACGGTGAGAATCGTTCTACCATCGTCAAGCAGGCAAGTACTCGGATGCCCAAGATATTGTCCCTCTTCACGATCAACCAGTACCTGGCGATAATAGTCCGACGCCAGATCGATGAAGGGAATTTGGGGAGAAGAACCCGAGATTGTTCCCCAAATCGAAACGAAAAGAGTACAGATGAAGACAAACCGAAGATGTTGATTGGGGAAGAACACAGAGAAGGAATCTTACAGTACGAACGGATACAGGAAAGAGAAATCCGCGGGCCAAAAGGGCTATTGCGTCCCCGCAATGCCGTTTCACACTTTCCTAAAAATACACGGCGCAGCGGGACGCTGCTGCCCTACCTTTTCAAGATCGGTGCTGTCCCGTGGATTTGGAATCTGAACTGTAGGAGGGGCTTTACGCCCCGAGCCGTTGACGTTCCATCGCCTAAATGGTACCACTATTGCAAATCAACCGACAGTACTCCTACCTTGAACATCATGCCATCCGCTCGCCTAGCCATATTTTTAGTACTGCAAATTAGTTTCTCATTTTCTATCTGCACAGCACACCCCGGAGTCCACGGAACTCAGAGAATAGCTCCCAATAATCAAACCGTTCCGCTTGATGTTGGTACGGTACCCGTAATCCCCGAGGATCAACGGGTGATACTGAAAGCTCGGGTTGTAAATGCCCATTCCGGGGTGCCGGTTCCCCACCGGGTTCGCATCACAGATTCGCAAGACAGGTATTATCCGCCTATGGGCCACACGGAACTCGGCGAGCTTGAAGGACATGTAGACAATGCCACTCTGGAGCCAGATTTGGTAAATCGCGGCAACCGATCCTGGGCCATGATCGAAGATGGAACATTCACGGTTCACCTTCGTGCGATCGACGGCTACTCATTACGTTTCTTTCATGGATTTGAGTATGAACAGCCAACCATTGCACTGAATTTGAGCGGCCAGGCTGGCCAAACGATTGTCCGCACTTTCAAGCTCAAACAAGGTATCGACATGCAAGCTCGCGGTTGGATGAACGCCGATTCGCATGTGCACTCGCTTTCCCCGGAAGGAGCACTTCGGCAAATGGAAATCGAAGATGTGGATTACACCAATCTCATGTTTATTGGGCCAGAACATCCGCTTTATACTCGAGGATTGGTAACGGGAAAGCCGAACCCCGTTTCGACCAAGGATCGCATCGTCTATGTGTCCCAGGAAGTCCGCGACATGGAACAAGGGCACATGACCTTGATGGGGATGAAAGATCCAATCGAACCCGTCCTTGTTTATACCGGCACAGGAAAAACGGAACCTACTCCTCTACCGAATGAACCACTCAACTGGCAGGTCACGCAGCGCATGCACGATCAAGACGGCCTCGCCTTCCATGCCCACTTTTTATTCTGGCCAGGTCATGGATCCGCCGTTGGCGGGGCGCTCAACTTGCTCGACGGACTCGAGTGGACCAGCACAGACATCGTGAACAACAATCGACGTACTCGACAAGGGCTCGTCATTCCCGGTTACGAAACAAAACCTACCGGCACTGACTCAGGAAAATTGTATTACCGTATGCTTAACTGCGGGGTTCGCCTTCCTCTCATTGGAGGGACCGATAAAATGTCGGCCGCACGTCCTATTGGATCGGTTGCAAGAACCTACGCCAGCGTGGACGAATGGTCGCACGACGGATTAATGAATGCCATCCGCGAAGGGAACACCTTTGTAACCAACGGTCCCCTACTCTCGCTTTCAGCAAACCGAAAACCCATCGGCGGCGACCTGCAGTTTTCAGGTGATGGCCCTTTTACCGTCGAAGTGACAGGCAGCTGTTTTACTCAACGCCCCATCAACTACCTCCAAATCATTCAAGACGGAGAAGTGGTTTATGAAGTTCGCAACGAAGACTTTCAACAACGCACACGAATCGAATATCCACTTCGCTTTGAAAAATCCGGCTGGGTTGCTCTACGAGCCGGTCACGATACACCCGACCCCGAGGATTGGTGGGGCTATACCATGGCTGCCCATACCAGTCCGATTTATGTGACCGTGAATAGCCAACCACCAGCAAACAAAGACGACGCATCCTACCTGTTAGCCCGATTGGACACCACGCTCAGGTGGGCCGAAACGGAAGCTATTTGGTCCAATCCAGAGACCAGGAAAACGGCAATCGACTCCTTCCAAAAAGCCCGCTCCTTTTATAGGAAGGCCCAGGACCGGACAAATAATTGAAGCCAAGATAAATCTACCATAGGTACAGCCTATCAATTATTTTTCTTTTAACTTCTTACTTCTATATTCAAACTTTTTCTATCAATGGCACTCACTCCTTTCCACATCGCCGTTGCCGTGCGCGACATTGCTGAAACCCGTGACTTTTACGGAAACAAACTTGGATTCTCCGAAGGACGCAGCGCAGAGAACTGGGTAGACTTCAACATGTTCGGTCACCAGTTTGTTACACACCTGAATCCAGATCTTGGACCAGAAGGGAAAGTCCCGGCTCTCTACAATCCGGTCGACAATCATGGAGTACCGATTCCCCATTGTGGAGTCATCATGCAGTTCGACGATTGGGAGCGTTTCGCCAAGAAACTTGAAGGGGTAATAACTGAATACATCATCGAGCCCTACATTCGGTTCAAAGGATTGCCAGGTGAACAAGGTACCCTTTTCTTCGCCGATCCTTCTGGCAACGCGCTCGAGTTTAAAGGTTTCCGCGATATCGAGTCAGAGTTGTTTAAAGCCTGAAAACCATTCGCTTCCATGGAGGCGTCGCCGGATCCAAGAAAAAGAGAATGCGGATCTTTTAATAAAAGACAGTGACAGAATCAAAGGGTCGGTTTAACATGTGTATTCTCTGCGATAGATGTAGCAAAGAACCCCGAATTAAATGCATTATTCTGGCTCCCAGTTTTTCCTTCGAAATTTCCTCCTGATCGGTTACATCCTTTCAATGCCAATAGTAGCCCAGGATCAGGAATTCCGGGTCCAATCCATCGAGTTAAATGAAAACGGTGTCCTGGCATTGGAATTTCCTTCAGAGGCAGAATCCTATTACTTACTGAAGCGCGGCCAAACGGTCGACGTTCTGGATTCTGCGGTGGCGGCTCAACTCGGGATCAACGGTACGGGTTTCTTATCTGATAGTGAATTTGCGAGTCCCGGAAAGACGTTCTATGTGGTTCAAAAAATTCCGATCAGCGACCCTCTGGATACGGATGGAGACGGCATCGACGACGTGTTCGAGCTGGGATTTCCAAATTTCCTCAGTCCGGTGAATCCTTTCGATGCGCCTTTGGATTTTGATCAGGATACGGTCAGCAACCTCAAGGAATATCAGGATGGCACAAATCCCTCACTGCCACCCGCTCGTATTTTCGAAATGACCCCCACTGAGGGTGAAGAGATGGTCAATGTAACTCGAAATGCGGTATTGCGGTTCAACCAGGAAATGGATCCTGAATCCATTGATGAAAACTCCTTTTATTTGCAACAAAACCAGACGCGTATTGAGGGAACTGTCGAGGTAAGCAGCACCAAACGATTTGCTACTTTTTTTCCAAAAAACCCCTTCCCTTCATCCACCCAAATTAAAGTCATTGTGGATGGTAATCTGATCCATGGTCTCAGCGGCGATTCATTGGATGCAGATGGAAACGGAACTCCAGGCGGCATCAATCAAACCGTGTTCCGTACGCTCCCTTCAACACGTATTCCAGGAACGAATGTATGGGGATACGTTAAAGATTCCTTTACCGAAGAACCCATTAAAGGAGTAACCATCTTTGTGAACGCTTTTCCTGCTGCGTCAGCCACCACCGATAGTAACGGTCGATTCGAGTTGGTTGATATGCCCATCCCGGAATTCTTTGTCCACATCGTAGGAGGAACGGCCGACAATACGCCTAACGGATTCACTTATCCCAATGTAGGAAAATCTTTCCACAGCTTTCCGGGGCAATCGATTCAAATCTCCATGGACGGAGATCCGTTCGATATTTACCTGCCCCTCATGTCTCTGGGCGACGTTGAAACTCTGTCGGAAACTGAGACGACCGAAGTGGGTTTTGGTACTGAGGGCAAAAGTGTGCTCACCAACCTTTTCCCAGGGATCGATCCATCCATGTGGGACGGGGTCTGTGTGGAAATCGCCCCTGGCTCCGCCCGGGATGACATCGGTAACACCTTCACCCAGGCCTCCATCATTCCTGTACCGCCTGACAGGATACCAGCTCCCTTGCCTCAAGAGTTAGCAATGCCTCTAGTAATCTCTATACAGACATTTGGTGCAACCCGATTTGATGTTCCAGCTGCCGTGCGGTTTCCTAACTTACCCGACCCGTTGACCGGTGAAGTGCTGCTACCAGGTGCCAAAAGTGGACTGTGGAGTTTCAACCACGATGCAGGCCGCTGGGAGCTTCAAGGTAGCATGACAGTTTCCGAAGATGGTATGCACTTAATCAGTGATCCAGGAGTCGGCATTCTCGCGCCTGGCTGGCACGGCATCAACAATGGCAATTCGGGTGATGACGGAGGGGCGAGCGATGACGATGGTCCGTGTGAAACCGAAGAGAAACAAATGCAGCAAGCTGCCCTACAATGTATGAGAGGTGCCGCAATCAACCTCTTGAAGCTGAGTCCAGGTATTGGTTGCGCCGTCAGCGTTGCTACATCTGCGGCCGACTTTGCTGTGGGATGCGACATCGATCCTAGCGGGTGTAATGCCAAAGGTGCTACGAAGGCCGCCGTAGGAGCTGCCATCGGATGCATCCCAGGCATTGGACTAGTAAAAAACCTACTCAAGTCCAACGGCATTGCTGAAAATCTGGCCAAACTGGCAGTGTGCAAAAGCGGTGGGGCATCATCCGGTTTTCCTACAAATTTATCCGACCCCGGTTATCAACTTTTCGAGGATTCCTACATTCAGCTGTTTCAAGACCAAATCGATCTGATGGAAAGAACCCAAGACCTCAATATGGCCGTCACTGGTGATCTAGAATGGTGGGCAGTACCAGTTGAGGAGCTTGACACCCTGGAATCATGGATGGTGTCAATCGATGAGGCCATGTTCACGGAGAGCCCCGGTGGCGCTGTAATCACTGGCGCAGAAGCGACTGCGTTGAAAGCGCTACCTCGTCCATCCAATTTAACCGAAGCTCATTTAGACGCATTCATTGACCGCTTGAATCGATTTTCCACTGGAGGAATGACGGATCAAGAACAGTCAACATTAGTACAAGCTGCTACCTCTCTCCAAGACCTTACGGAACTGCTAGAAGCCAGTGGATGGGAAACCACCTATGATGGTTTTGTTCGTGGCATGGCTGCTCTCAGCGGAGAAATCAGTGTTCAAATATCACCGAACAGTGCTAATGGCGGACTGGGAACTCTTAGTACACACAACGGGGAGCACATGCCACAAATAAAAGCATCTCCGCTCTATTTCAAACTGACGGATGTGTATTCCGGCTTCACTCGGCGCGGACGATTGAATGGCCAAGGAAAATTTGATGGTGTAATACTTGCCGCCAATACTTTCTATGTCGTCGAATACGCGGATCCTGACACACTGGAAGTCGGCACGGCTGCCTTTGAATCACCAGAGGCCGGAAGCTCCGTAAAAATCCCAGCAGTGTTCCTGACCGAGTCGGACGAACCGGACTCCGACCTGGATGGCCTGCCGAACGACGTTGAAGAGACAGTCGGAACCGACCCACTCGATCCGGACACCGATGGAGACGGTATCAACGATGGAGAGGAATTGCAGCAAGGCCAGAACCCGCTTAACGGACTTTCCCTTCCGGTAGGAACGTTGGCTACCATCCCCTTATCCGACAATCCATTTGGAATCGATACCGATTCAGAGCATGCATACGTGGCGACGAATAGATCCGGTCTGGCGATCATCGATATCAGTGATCCGCTTCTACCAATTCTTGAAAGCGAATTGGATCTTCCCGGTGTTAATTTAAATGTTGCAATAAGCCCATCTGCTCAGGTTGCTGCAGTGACCGCCGATCGACACTTTCTATTCGACGAACCAGGGGCCATTCATTTTGTGGACATTTCGGATACCACAAATCCGAACCTTCTGAGAAGCCTGCATATTGAAGCACAATCCGTTATCCATGAGGATGGGATCTTTTATGTCTTGGTGGGAGCGCAAACCACAAACGAGATTCATATGTTCGATGCTTCTTCACTCGACCCAATCGGTCTTATTTCAACTGAAGGCAATATATCGGGAATGCTCACATACAAAAATATGATATTTGCGGCAGTGGACGATAACCTGGTAATATACGATTTGAACGACCCCACGTTCCCAACGATTTCTTCAACTCCATTTCCCGGGAACAAGGTCACGATCAGTGGCATCGGCTGGCAAATCCTCGCAGAAAATGATGTTTTGTATGTCGGAACGAATGACGGTTACGAAACAATGGATATCACAGAC encodes:
- a CDS encoding DUF4350 domain-containing protein produces the protein MSLISFSRPTAIMLVSILFGAGLAFAQQVPDLNYNPEIKSPAYEKGKGPLVGIDEAHTNFHTATGRYAPFANLIMRDGYRVARVKKAFSDAELKNLDILVIANPIHQSNDRNWKLPTPSAYTEDEIAAVEKWVKEGGSLFLIADHMPFPGGAGKLAEAFGFKFSNGFAYLGNSLGSKPDEYKPGSGLIDCAVTQGRSKSERITKMVTFTGSAFQAPEEAIEVLVFPKKSVSKEPKEAWKFVSGTKEVDISGWSQGAIMKVGEGRIAVFGEAASFTAQRAGPQRRPMGMASPDAPQNFQMALNIMHWLSDLEGMPQ
- a CDS encoding sialidase family protein; the encoded protein is MFFPNQHLRFVFICTLFVSIWGTISGSSPQIPFIDLASDYYRQVLVDREEGQYLGHPSTCLLDDGRTILTVYPKGHGKGGLVYKRSIDGGLTWSERLATPESWATSREVPTLHRVTDAAGKKRIILFSGLYPIRMAVTEDDGENWSELNPIGDFGGIVTMGCYFSIRNKPGHYTCLFHDDGRFIRENSKRQDPAVMTLYKTSSTDGGLTWGQPETIFSSAEIHLCEPGVIRSPDSKQLAVLLRENRRVKNSHIIFSNDEGKTWSEPRELPITLTGDRHTGKYGPDGRLFISFRGVTPTKGFKFQDSQEEAGKMPTNGDWAGWVGTWDDLVNGTPGQYVVRLMDNKKGYDTTYPGVEVLPDGTFVIVTYGHWTEHEEPYIMCVRFKLNELDAKVSHSTEVQLSSNFKTLNP
- a CDS encoding CehA/McbA family metallohydrolase; translation: MPSARLAIFLVLQISFSFSICTAHPGVHGTQRIAPNNQTVPLDVGTVPVIPEDQRVILKARVVNAHSGVPVPHRVRITDSQDRYYPPMGHTELGELEGHVDNATLEPDLVNRGNRSWAMIEDGTFTVHLRAIDGYSLRFFHGFEYEQPTIALNLSGQAGQTIVRTFKLKQGIDMQARGWMNADSHVHSLSPEGALRQMEIEDVDYTNLMFIGPEHPLYTRGLVTGKPNPVSTKDRIVYVSQEVRDMEQGHMTLMGMKDPIEPVLVYTGTGKTEPTPLPNEPLNWQVTQRMHDQDGLAFHAHFLFWPGHGSAVGGALNLLDGLEWTSTDIVNNNRRTRQGLVIPGYETKPTGTDSGKLYYRMLNCGVRLPLIGGTDKMSAARPIGSVARTYASVDEWSHDGLMNAIREGNTFVTNGPLLSLSANRKPIGGDLQFSGDGPFTVEVTGSCFTQRPINYLQIIQDGEVVYEVRNEDFQQRTRIEYPLRFEKSGWVALRAGHDTPDPEDWWGYTMAAHTSPIYVTVNSQPPANKDDASYLLARLDTTLRWAETEAIWSNPETRKTAIDSFQKARSFYRKAQDRTNN
- a CDS encoding VOC family protein encodes the protein MALTPFHIAVAVRDIAETRDFYGNKLGFSEGRSAENWVDFNMFGHQFVTHLNPDLGPEGKVPALYNPVDNHGVPIPHCGVIMQFDDWERFAKKLEGVITEYIIEPYIRFKGLPGEQGTLFFADPSGNALEFKGFRDIESELFKA
- a CDS encoding Ig-like domain-containing protein → MPIVAQDQEFRVQSIELNENGVLALEFPSEAESYYLLKRGQTVDVLDSAVAAQLGINGTGFLSDSEFASPGKTFYVVQKIPISDPLDTDGDGIDDVFELGFPNFLSPVNPFDAPLDFDQDTVSNLKEYQDGTNPSLPPARIFEMTPTEGEEMVNVTRNAVLRFNQEMDPESIDENSFYLQQNQTRIEGTVEVSSTKRFATFFPKNPFPSSTQIKVIVDGNLIHGLSGDSLDADGNGTPGGINQTVFRTLPSTRIPGTNVWGYVKDSFTEEPIKGVTIFVNAFPAASATTDSNGRFELVDMPIPEFFVHIVGGTADNTPNGFTYPNVGKSFHSFPGQSIQISMDGDPFDIYLPLMSLGDVETLSETETTEVGFGTEGKSVLTNLFPGIDPSMWDGVCVEIAPGSARDDIGNTFTQASIIPVPPDRIPAPLPQELAMPLVISIQTFGATRFDVPAAVRFPNLPDPLTGEVLLPGAKSGLWSFNHDAGRWELQGSMTVSEDGMHLISDPGVGILAPGWHGINNGNSGDDGGASDDDGPCETEEKQMQQAALQCMRGAAINLLKLSPGIGCAVSVATSAADFAVGCDIDPSGCNAKGATKAAVGAAIGCIPGIGLVKNLLKSNGIAENLAKLAVCKSGGASSGFPTNLSDPGYQLFEDSYIQLFQDQIDLMERTQDLNMAVTGDLEWWAVPVEELDTLESWMVSIDEAMFTESPGGAVITGAEATALKALPRPSNLTEAHLDAFIDRLNRFSTGGMTDQEQSTLVQAATSLQDLTELLEASGWETTYDGFVRGMAALSGEISVQISPNSANGGLGTLSTHNGEHMPQIKASPLYFKLTDVYSGFTRRGRLNGQGKFDGVILAANTFYVVEYADPDTLEVGTAAFESPEAGSSVKIPAVFLTESDEPDSDLDGLPNDVEETVGTDPLDPDTDGDGINDGEELQQGQNPLNGLSLPVGTLATIPLSDNPFGIDTDSEHAYVATNRSGLAIIDISDPLLPILESELDLPGVNLNVAISPSAQVAAVTADRHFLFDEPGAIHFVDISDTTNPNLLRSLHIEAQSVIHEDGIFYVLVGAQTTNEIHMFDASSLDPIGLISTEGNISGMLTYKNMIFAAVDDNLVIYDLNDPTFPTISSTPFPGNKVTISGIGWQILAENDVLYVGTNDGYETMDITDPAFPQLITAAAGTHPFRA